From the genome of Caretta caretta isolate rCarCar2 chromosome 27, rCarCar1.hap1, whole genome shotgun sequence, one region includes:
- the SRCIN1 gene encoding SRC kinase signaling inhibitor 1 isoform X10, with protein MSEAELPIGFNRMNRFRQSLPLSRSTSQTKLRSPGVLFLQFGDETRRVHITHEISSMDTLHALIVHMFPQKLTMGMLKSSNTAILIKDESRNVFYELEDVRDIQDRSIIKIYRKEPLYASFPASHITNGDLRREMVYTSRESSPTRRLNTMSPASHLPSGSPPPVLQSSSPSRSRMSYSGGRPPSYAGSPVHHGERLSNLPPAPGVSPSPSAILERRDVKPDEDLAGKNMVLVKNEGLYADPYGMVHEGRLSITSTQSLAGMGDPFAYAGGLYKRGSVRSLSTYSAAALQTELEDSLYKPNAQIYSDTYGPSLGFRMPPSSPQKMADGRLVDVQQGQSPHSPYSGPSSRSSPVRQSFRKDSCSSVFMESPVSKPRNPSSSGPPELFPGPGDRPLSGFSPPVPAKDTETRERMEAMEKQIASLTGLVQSALLRGSEGETPSEKTDATNGGTPPSAPASRSCSGTPIPAPSHPSATSTPAGQPTAITRLHMQLHLHDLQQNASDLRNQLQQLKKLQLQNQETVKTMLRRTETEISVRVMDTMRKQEDPLQRQRSLVEEERLRYLNEEELITQQLNDLEKSVEKIQKDNHRLVPVQELEEKAVVLKQLGETLTELKAHFPSLQSKMRVVLRVEVEAVKFLKEEPHRLDGLLKRCKMVTDTLTQIRRQVDESMWAQSNNLSQSPKKVAPETDFSKGLDFEVPTSPPMNLHDLTASTDTLGTPGFGHGPPQLPKSNNPSRAPEMVPAKTQTGPETPGRRSVDKAVSVEAAERDWEEKRAALTQYSAKDINRLLEETQAELMKAIPDLEFAAKHKQAAGSAASTPEHKPPKPQHAQKATAKIDPNGRRGSDELTVPRYRTEKPSKSPPPPPPRRSFPSSHGLTTTRTGEVIVTSKKDSSFMKKAESEELEPQKPQVKLRRTVSEVTRPASTPPIIASAIKDDDEEDRIIAELEVFQRSSGSPFIPKFRCDRLAAAVSPAPADLWPSGAALAAEGWKAAAASQPDAGTDSRRQPSVQESASPASPAIPLPQIVLTEWVPDLPSPEADLEVAAETGSCQRTSSDREVGMEGSPHVEPTQAMAETERNLEGLGLLPSSPENQAEREETSLIRVPSGFLKQALSVPGSSQASPVQPGGAPEGEMIAFLVTNTPTQALSEDGGNPLLAGEELGTLDAGEEGSCETMAYGPVVCVEDKPLIDLLKEATDPEVGSEKVSVTDEGEGSKAAVGFHGDVTEPKARRTNPSSERMPPTSEDPSEASKQAQREDLTSCPASKCPTPRPRSFPGKDPNYQVSEQLTIQPPEEHISASSRSSKHSATSGQRTLDRFAVGEETKAASNTGGSPAEREHDLDLEGQTKEDMSPLGFANLSSHEICECTYQRLDSLEETIRELEMTINEINIHPSAEFIFRRELLGQLGSQDDSGLKEGLGDLEHSCWCARTTDSEQGEADAPRRSSLSRTKPPLLPKPQLPLDSPKSGGVSIPAMKMVNPASRLKQSQQASPDKSKHIKQRMEYMRIQGPQQSAKNFTPPVSRASSNDDGARRQNLPHLVQGGPEQKQKAVDRGREGVGGGAASEDVSETRRSDC; from the exons ATGTCTGAAGCCGAGCTGCCCATTGGATTCAACAGGATGAACCGGTTCCGGCAAAGCTTGCCTTTGTCCCGCTCCACCAGCCAAACCAAGCTCCGGTCACCAG GGGTCCTTTTCCTGCAGTTTGGGGACGAGACGAGGCGTGTCCACATCACCCACGAGATCAGCAGCATGGACACACTGCACGCCCTCATCGTCCACATGTTCCCCCAGAAGCTAACCATGGGGATGCTGAAATCGTCCAACACCGCCATCCTGATCAAGGACGAGTCGCGCAATGTCTTCTACGAGCTGGAGGACGTCAG GGACATCCAGGACAGAAGCATCATCAAAATCTACCGCAAAGAGCCCCTCTatgcctccttcccagcctcgcACATCACCAATGGGGACCTGAGG CGGGAGATGGTTTATACCTCCAGGGAGTCATCCCCCACCCGCCGGCTGAACACCATGTCCCCAGCTTCCCACCTCCCCTCCGGCTCCCCTCCACCTGTGCTCCAGTCTTCCTCCCCGTCCCGCTCCCGCATGTCCTACAGTGGCGGGCGCCCACCCTCCTATGCCGGCAGCCCCGTACACCACGGCGAGCGCCTCTCCAACCTGCCGCCCGCCCCGGGCGTGTCGCCCAGCCCCAGCGCCATCCTGGAGCGCCGGGACGTCAAGCCGGACGAAGACCTGGCTGGCAAGAACATGGTGCTGGTGAAGAACGAGGGGCTGTACGCTGACCCCTATGGCATGGTGCACGAGGGCCGGCTCAGCATCACCTCCACGCAGTCCCTGGCCGGCATGGGCGACCCCTTTGCCTACGCCGGGGGGCTCTACAAACGGGGCTCGGTCCGCTCCCTCAGCACCTACTCGGCGGCTGCCCTGCAGACGGAGCTGGAGGACAGCCTGTACAAGCCCAACGCCCAGATCTACAGCGACACCTACGGGCCCAGCCTCGGCTTCCGCATGCCCCCGTCCTCGCCGCAGAAGATGGCCGACGGCCGGCTGGTGGACGTCCAGCAGGGGCAGAGCCCTCACAGCCCCTACTCGGGGCCGTCCAGCAGGTCCTCGCCCGTCCGCCAGTCCTTCCGCAAAGACTCCTGCTCCTCAGTCTTCATGGAGAGCCCCGTCAGCAAGCCCCGGAACCCCAGCTCCTCGGGCCCCCCCGAACTCTTCCCAGGCCCTGGGGATCGACCCCTGTCAGGGTTCAGCCCTCCTGTGCCTGCCAAGGATACGGAAACAAG GGAACGGATGGAAGCCATGGAGAAGCAGATCGCCAGCCTGACAGGGCTGGTGCAGAGCGCGCTGCTCCGGGGCTCCGAGGGCGAGACCCCCAG CGAGAAGACGGACGCCACCAATGGAGGGACACCCCCGTCAGCAC CCGCCAGCCGGAGCTGCTCGGGGACGCCGATCCCTGCCCCCTCGCACCCCTCCGCCACCAGCACCCCGGCCGGGCAGCCGACGGCCATCACCCGCCTGCACATGCAGCTCCACCTCCACGACCTGCAGCAGAACGCCAGCGACCTCCGCAACCAGCTGCAGCAGCTGAAGAAGCTGCAG CTGCAGAACCAGGAGACAGTGAAGACGATGCTGCGGCGGACGGAGACGGAGATCAGCGTGCGGGTGATGGACACCATGCGCAAGCAGGAGGACCCCCTGCAGCGCCAGCGCAGCCTGGTGGAGGAGGAGCGGCTCCGCTACCTGAACGAGGAAGAGCTAATTACCCAGCAGTTAAA CGACCTGGAGAAGTCGGTGGAGAAGATTCAGAAGGACAATCACCGGCTCGTCCCTgtgcaggagctggaggagaaggcCGTGGTGCTGAAACAGCTGGGGGAGACGCTCACAGAACTGAAGG ctcacttcccCAGCCTGCAGAGCAAGATGCGGGTGGTGCTCCGGGTAGAGGTGGAGGCCGTGAAGTTCCTCAAGGAGGAGCCGCACCGGCTGGACGGCCTGCTGAAGCGCTGCAAGATGGTGACAGACACCCTCACCCAGATCCGCAG GCAAGTGGATGAGAGCATGTGGGCTCAGTCCAACAACCTGAGCCAGTCCCCGAAGAAGGTGGCGCCAGAGACCGATTTCAGCAAGGGTCTGGATTTCGAGGTCCCCACCAGCCCCCCGATGAACCTCCATGACCTGACCGCCTCCACAGATACCCTGGGCACACCGGGCTTCGGGCATGGTCCCCCGCAACTCCCTAAGAGCAATAACCCCTCCCGAGCTCCGGAGATGGTGCCGGCCAAGACCCAGACAGGCCCCGAGACTCCCGGCAGGAGGAGCGTGGACAAGGCCGTGTCTGTAGAG GCCGCCGAGCGGGACTGGGAGGAGAAGAGGGCGGCGCTGACCCAATACAGCGCCAAGGACATTAACCGCCTCCTGGAGGAGACCCAGGCCGAGCTCATGAAGGCCATCCCCGACCTGGAGTTTGCCGCCAAGCACAAGCAGGCCGCCGGCAGCGCCGCCTCCACGCCTGAGCACAAGCCCCCCAAGCCGCAGCACGCACAGAAAGCCACCGCCAAAATCGACCCCAATGGCCGCAGGGGCTCAg ATGAGCTGACAGTCCCCAGGTATCGGACTGAGAAGCCCTCGAAATCGCCGCCTCCCCCCCCTCCTCGACggagcttcccctcctcccatgggCTGACCACCACCCGCACCGGTGAGGTGATCGTCACCAGCAAGAAGGACTCCAGCTTCATGAAG AAGGCGGAGTCGGAGGAGTTGGAGCCCCAGAAGCCCCAGGTGAAGCTGAGGCGGACGGTGTCGGAGGTCACCAGGCCCGCGTCCACCCCACCCATCATTGCCTCAGCCATCAAGGACGACGACGAGGAGGACCGGATCATCGCCGAGCTGGAG gtgtttcagagaAGCTCTGGCTCCCCATTTATCCCCAAGTTCCGCTGCGACCGGCTCGCAGCCGCCGTCTCCCCTGCTCCCGCAGACTTGTGGCCCAGTGGGGCCGCCCTTGCAGCCGAAGGATGGAAG GCTGCAGCGGCCAGCCAGCCCGATGCTGGAACAGACTCCAGGCGCCAGCCGTCAGTCCAG GAATCGGCCTCTCCAGCCAGCCCAGCTATCCCCCTCCCTCAGATTGTGCTCACCGAGTGGGTGCCTGACCTGCCTTCGCCGGAAGCAGACCTGGAGGTGGCTGCAGAAACAGGCAGCTGTCAGCGCACTTCCAGCGACAGAGAGGTGGGAATGGAAGGATCTCCACATGTGGAGCCTACACAGGCCATGGCGGAAACAGAGAGAAACTTGGAGGGACTGGGGCTCTTGCCAAGCAGCCCTGAGAACCAGGCCGAAAGGGAGGAAACCTCTCTCATCCGGGTGCCATCTGGTTTCTTAAAGCAGGCTCTGTCGGTGCCTGGAAGCAGCCAAGCCTCACCTGTCCAGCCTGGAGGCGCTCCAGAAGGAGAAATGATAGCATTCTTAGTGACAAACACCCCAACTCAGGCTCTGTCAGAGGATGGAGGGAACCCCCTTCTGGCAGGAGAAGAGCTTGGGACGTTGGACGCCGGAGAGGAAGGCAGCTGCGAGACTATGGCCTATGGGCCAGTTGTCTGTGTGGAAGACAAACCCCTCATCGATCTCTTGAAAGAAGCCACGGACCCTGAAGTGGGTTCCGAGAAGGTCTCCGTCACTGACGAAGGCGAAGGGTCTAAAGCGGCCGTGGGATTTCATGGCGATGTTACAGAACCCAAAGCCAGGAGAACCAATCCAAGCTCGGAGAGGATGCCCCCCACTTCAGAAGACCCCAGTGAGGCTAGCAAGCAGGCGCAAAGGGAAGACCTCACTAGCTGTCCAGCCTCAAAGTGTCCAACGCCAAGACCAAGATCTTTCCCAGGCAAAGATCCAAACTACCAGGTGTCTGAACAACTCACGATACAGCCTCCTGAGGAGCACATCAGTGCTTCATCAAGATCCAGCAAGCATAGCGCCACCTCTGGACAGAGAACGCTAGACCGATTTGCGGTTGGAGAGGAGACCAAGGCAGCCTCGAATACTGGAGGGTCCCCAGCAGAGAGAGAGCACGACCTGGACCTAGAAGGCCAAACCAAAGAGGACATGTCTCCTCTCGGCTTTGCAAACCTAAGCAGCCATGAGATTTGTGAATGCACATACCAAAGACTGGACAGCCTTGAAGAAACTATCCGTGAGCTGGAGATGACCATTAATGAAATCAATATTCACCCATCAGCTGAATTTATATTTCGGAGAGAGCTGCTAGGACAGTTGGGGTCTCAGGATGACAGTGGGCTAAAGGAGGGCTTGGGGGACCTTGAACACAGTTGCTGGTGTGCCAGGACCACGGATTCAGAACAGGGTGAGGCTGATGCTCCCAGAAGGTCATCTCTGAGCAGGACCAAGCCACCTCTGCTACCCAAGCCGCAGCTTCCGCTCGACAGTCCTAAG
- the SRCIN1 gene encoding SRC kinase signaling inhibitor 1 isoform X8: MHCPAFHFLFDPERTSTHMISADDAEYPREYRTLGNGTRRFSNVGLVHTSERRHTVIAAQSLEALTGLQKAEMDRKRDAFMDHLKNKYPQHALAIRGQQERIRDQQPNYWSFKTRSSRHSQGSQPALADQAKLSFASAESLETMSEAELPIGFNRMNRFRQSLPLSRSTSQTKLRSPGVLFLQFGDETRRVHITHEISSMDTLHALIVHMFPQKLTMGMLKSSNTAILIKDESRNVFYELEDVRDIQDRSIIKIYRKEPLYASFPASHITNGDLRREMVYTSRESSPTRRLNTMSPASHLPSGSPPPVLQSSSPSRSRMSYSGGRPPSYAGSPVHHGERLSNLPPAPGVSPSPSAILERRDVKPDEDLAGKNMVLVKNEGLYADPYGMVHEGRLSITSTQSLAGMGDPFAYAGGLYKRGSVRSLSTYSAAALQTELEDSLYKPNAQIYSDTYGPSLGFRMPPSSPQKMADGRLVDVQQGQSPHSPYSGPSSRSSPVRQSFRKDSCSSVFMESPVSKPRNPSSSGPPELFPGPGDRPLSGFSPPVPAKDTETRERMEAMEKQIASLTGLVQSALLRGSEGETPSEKTDATNGGTPPSAPASRSCSGTPIPAPSHPSATSTPAGQPTAITRLHMQLHLHDLQQNASDLRNQLQQLKKLQLQNQETVKTMLRRTETEISVRVMDTMRKQEDPLQRQRSLVEEERLRYLNEEELITQQLNDLEKSVEKIQKDNHRLVPVQELEEKAVVLKQLGETLTELKAHFPSLQSKMRVVLRVEVEAVKFLKEEPHRLDGLLKRCKMVTDTLTQIRRQVDESMWAQSNNLSQSPKKVAPETDFSKGLDFEVPTSPPMNLHDLTASTDTLGTPGFGHGPPQLPKSNNPSRAPEMVPAKTQTGPETPGRRSVDKAVSVEAAERDWEEKRAALTQYSAKDINRLLEETQAELMKAIPDLEFAAKHKQAAGSAASTPEHKPPKPQHAQKATAKIDPNGRRGSDELTVPRYRTEKPSKSPPPPPPRRSFPSSHGLTTTRTGEVIVTSKKDSSFMKKAESEELEPQKPQVKLRRTVSEVTRPASTPPIIASAIKDDDEEDRIIAELEVFQRSSGSPFIPKFRCDRLAAAVSPAPADLWPSGAALAAEGWKAAAASQPDAGTDSRRQPSVQESASPASPAIPLPQIVLTEWVPDLPSPEADLEVAAETGSCQRTSSDREVGMEGSPHVEPTQAMAETERNLEGLGLLPSSPENQAEREETSLIRVPSGFLKQALSVPGSSQASPVQPGGAPEGEMIAFLVTNTPTQALSEDGGNPLLAGEELGTLDAGEEGSCETMAYGPVVCVEDKPLIDLLKEATDPEVGSEKVSVTDEGEGSKAAVGFHGDVTEPKARRTNPSSERMPPTSEDPSEASKQAQREDLTSCPASKCPTPRPRSFPGKDPNYQVSEQLTIQPPEEHISASSRSSKHSATSGQRTLDRFAVGEETKAASNTGGSPAEREHDLDLEGQTKEDMSPLGFANLSSHEICECTYQRLDSLEETIRELEMTINEINIHPSAEFIFRRELLGQLGSQDDSGLKEGLGDLEHSCWCARTTDSEQGEADAPRRSSLSRTKPPLLPKPQLPLDSPKSGGVSIPAMKMVNPASRLKQSQQASPDKSKHIKQRMEYMRIQGPQQ; this comes from the exons ACAAGAAGTTCGCGGCactcccagggctcccagcccgcCCTGGCCGATCAAGCCAAACTCTCCTTCGCCTCAGCGGAGTCCCTGGAAACCATGTCTGAAGCCGAGCTGCCCATTGGATTCAACAGGATGAACCGGTTCCGGCAAAGCTTGCCTTTGTCCCGCTCCACCAGCCAAACCAAGCTCCGGTCACCAG GGGTCCTTTTCCTGCAGTTTGGGGACGAGACGAGGCGTGTCCACATCACCCACGAGATCAGCAGCATGGACACACTGCACGCCCTCATCGTCCACATGTTCCCCCAGAAGCTAACCATGGGGATGCTGAAATCGTCCAACACCGCCATCCTGATCAAGGACGAGTCGCGCAATGTCTTCTACGAGCTGGAGGACGTCAG GGACATCCAGGACAGAAGCATCATCAAAATCTACCGCAAAGAGCCCCTCTatgcctccttcccagcctcgcACATCACCAATGGGGACCTGAGG CGGGAGATGGTTTATACCTCCAGGGAGTCATCCCCCACCCGCCGGCTGAACACCATGTCCCCAGCTTCCCACCTCCCCTCCGGCTCCCCTCCACCTGTGCTCCAGTCTTCCTCCCCGTCCCGCTCCCGCATGTCCTACAGTGGCGGGCGCCCACCCTCCTATGCCGGCAGCCCCGTACACCACGGCGAGCGCCTCTCCAACCTGCCGCCCGCCCCGGGCGTGTCGCCCAGCCCCAGCGCCATCCTGGAGCGCCGGGACGTCAAGCCGGACGAAGACCTGGCTGGCAAGAACATGGTGCTGGTGAAGAACGAGGGGCTGTACGCTGACCCCTATGGCATGGTGCACGAGGGCCGGCTCAGCATCACCTCCACGCAGTCCCTGGCCGGCATGGGCGACCCCTTTGCCTACGCCGGGGGGCTCTACAAACGGGGCTCGGTCCGCTCCCTCAGCACCTACTCGGCGGCTGCCCTGCAGACGGAGCTGGAGGACAGCCTGTACAAGCCCAACGCCCAGATCTACAGCGACACCTACGGGCCCAGCCTCGGCTTCCGCATGCCCCCGTCCTCGCCGCAGAAGATGGCCGACGGCCGGCTGGTGGACGTCCAGCAGGGGCAGAGCCCTCACAGCCCCTACTCGGGGCCGTCCAGCAGGTCCTCGCCCGTCCGCCAGTCCTTCCGCAAAGACTCCTGCTCCTCAGTCTTCATGGAGAGCCCCGTCAGCAAGCCCCGGAACCCCAGCTCCTCGGGCCCCCCCGAACTCTTCCCAGGCCCTGGGGATCGACCCCTGTCAGGGTTCAGCCCTCCTGTGCCTGCCAAGGATACGGAAACAAG GGAACGGATGGAAGCCATGGAGAAGCAGATCGCCAGCCTGACAGGGCTGGTGCAGAGCGCGCTGCTCCGGGGCTCCGAGGGCGAGACCCCCAG CGAGAAGACGGACGCCACCAATGGAGGGACACCCCCGTCAGCAC CCGCCAGCCGGAGCTGCTCGGGGACGCCGATCCCTGCCCCCTCGCACCCCTCCGCCACCAGCACCCCGGCCGGGCAGCCGACGGCCATCACCCGCCTGCACATGCAGCTCCACCTCCACGACCTGCAGCAGAACGCCAGCGACCTCCGCAACCAGCTGCAGCAGCTGAAGAAGCTGCAG CTGCAGAACCAGGAGACAGTGAAGACGATGCTGCGGCGGACGGAGACGGAGATCAGCGTGCGGGTGATGGACACCATGCGCAAGCAGGAGGACCCCCTGCAGCGCCAGCGCAGCCTGGTGGAGGAGGAGCGGCTCCGCTACCTGAACGAGGAAGAGCTAATTACCCAGCAGTTAAA CGACCTGGAGAAGTCGGTGGAGAAGATTCAGAAGGACAATCACCGGCTCGTCCCTgtgcaggagctggaggagaaggcCGTGGTGCTGAAACAGCTGGGGGAGACGCTCACAGAACTGAAGG ctcacttcccCAGCCTGCAGAGCAAGATGCGGGTGGTGCTCCGGGTAGAGGTGGAGGCCGTGAAGTTCCTCAAGGAGGAGCCGCACCGGCTGGACGGCCTGCTGAAGCGCTGCAAGATGGTGACAGACACCCTCACCCAGATCCGCAG GCAAGTGGATGAGAGCATGTGGGCTCAGTCCAACAACCTGAGCCAGTCCCCGAAGAAGGTGGCGCCAGAGACCGATTTCAGCAAGGGTCTGGATTTCGAGGTCCCCACCAGCCCCCCGATGAACCTCCATGACCTGACCGCCTCCACAGATACCCTGGGCACACCGGGCTTCGGGCATGGTCCCCCGCAACTCCCTAAGAGCAATAACCCCTCCCGAGCTCCGGAGATGGTGCCGGCCAAGACCCAGACAGGCCCCGAGACTCCCGGCAGGAGGAGCGTGGACAAGGCCGTGTCTGTAGAG GCCGCCGAGCGGGACTGGGAGGAGAAGAGGGCGGCGCTGACCCAATACAGCGCCAAGGACATTAACCGCCTCCTGGAGGAGACCCAGGCCGAGCTCATGAAGGCCATCCCCGACCTGGAGTTTGCCGCCAAGCACAAGCAGGCCGCCGGCAGCGCCGCCTCCACGCCTGAGCACAAGCCCCCCAAGCCGCAGCACGCACAGAAAGCCACCGCCAAAATCGACCCCAATGGCCGCAGGGGCTCAg ATGAGCTGACAGTCCCCAGGTATCGGACTGAGAAGCCCTCGAAATCGCCGCCTCCCCCCCCTCCTCGACggagcttcccctcctcccatgggCTGACCACCACCCGCACCGGTGAGGTGATCGTCACCAGCAAGAAGGACTCCAGCTTCATGAAG AAGGCGGAGTCGGAGGAGTTGGAGCCCCAGAAGCCCCAGGTGAAGCTGAGGCGGACGGTGTCGGAGGTCACCAGGCCCGCGTCCACCCCACCCATCATTGCCTCAGCCATCAAGGACGACGACGAGGAGGACCGGATCATCGCCGAGCTGGAG gtgtttcagagaAGCTCTGGCTCCCCATTTATCCCCAAGTTCCGCTGCGACCGGCTCGCAGCCGCCGTCTCCCCTGCTCCCGCAGACTTGTGGCCCAGTGGGGCCGCCCTTGCAGCCGAAGGATGGAAG GCTGCAGCGGCCAGCCAGCCCGATGCTGGAACAGACTCCAGGCGCCAGCCGTCAGTCCAG GAATCGGCCTCTCCAGCCAGCCCAGCTATCCCCCTCCCTCAGATTGTGCTCACCGAGTGGGTGCCTGACCTGCCTTCGCCGGAAGCAGACCTGGAGGTGGCTGCAGAAACAGGCAGCTGTCAGCGCACTTCCAGCGACAGAGAGGTGGGAATGGAAGGATCTCCACATGTGGAGCCTACACAGGCCATGGCGGAAACAGAGAGAAACTTGGAGGGACTGGGGCTCTTGCCAAGCAGCCCTGAGAACCAGGCCGAAAGGGAGGAAACCTCTCTCATCCGGGTGCCATCTGGTTTCTTAAAGCAGGCTCTGTCGGTGCCTGGAAGCAGCCAAGCCTCACCTGTCCAGCCTGGAGGCGCTCCAGAAGGAGAAATGATAGCATTCTTAGTGACAAACACCCCAACTCAGGCTCTGTCAGAGGATGGAGGGAACCCCCTTCTGGCAGGAGAAGAGCTTGGGACGTTGGACGCCGGAGAGGAAGGCAGCTGCGAGACTATGGCCTATGGGCCAGTTGTCTGTGTGGAAGACAAACCCCTCATCGATCTCTTGAAAGAAGCCACGGACCCTGAAGTGGGTTCCGAGAAGGTCTCCGTCACTGACGAAGGCGAAGGGTCTAAAGCGGCCGTGGGATTTCATGGCGATGTTACAGAACCCAAAGCCAGGAGAACCAATCCAAGCTCGGAGAGGATGCCCCCCACTTCAGAAGACCCCAGTGAGGCTAGCAAGCAGGCGCAAAGGGAAGACCTCACTAGCTGTCCAGCCTCAAAGTGTCCAACGCCAAGACCAAGATCTTTCCCAGGCAAAGATCCAAACTACCAGGTGTCTGAACAACTCACGATACAGCCTCCTGAGGAGCACATCAGTGCTTCATCAAGATCCAGCAAGCATAGCGCCACCTCTGGACAGAGAACGCTAGACCGATTTGCGGTTGGAGAGGAGACCAAGGCAGCCTCGAATACTGGAGGGTCCCCAGCAGAGAGAGAGCACGACCTGGACCTAGAAGGCCAAACCAAAGAGGACATGTCTCCTCTCGGCTTTGCAAACCTAAGCAGCCATGAGATTTGTGAATGCACATACCAAAGACTGGACAGCCTTGAAGAAACTATCCGTGAGCTGGAGATGACCATTAATGAAATCAATATTCACCCATCAGCTGAATTTATATTTCGGAGAGAGCTGCTAGGACAGTTGGGGTCTCAGGATGACAGTGGGCTAAAGGAGGGCTTGGGGGACCTTGAACACAGTTGCTGGTGTGCCAGGACCACGGATTCAGAACAGGGTGAGGCTGATGCTCCCAGAAGGTCATCTCTGAGCAGGACCAAGCCACCTCTGCTACCCAAGCCGCAGCTTCCGCTCGACAGTCCTAAG